A region of Lycium barbarum isolate Lr01 chromosome 1, ASM1917538v2, whole genome shotgun sequence DNA encodes the following proteins:
- the LOC132603456 gene encoding cysteine proteinase inhibitor-like, giving the protein MAMLGGITDVPAGSENSVKYQDLARFAVQDFNQKQNALLEFVKVLSVKQQVVSGMMYYITLEAIDGGKKKTYETKIWVKEWEKFKEVQEFKLAGDARGS; this is encoded by the exons ATGGCAATGTTAGGAGGTATTACCGATGTTCCTGCAGGATCCGAAAACAGCGTTAAGTACCAAGATCTTGCTCGTTTTGCTGTCCAGGATTTTAATCAGAAACAG AATGCTCTTTTGGAGTTTGTAAAGGTTTTGAGTGTGAAGCAACAAGTAGTTAGTGGAATGATGTACTATATAACACTTGAGGCAATTGATGGTGGAAAGAAGAAAACATATGAAACCAAGATTTGGGTGAAGGAATGGGAGAAGTTCAAGGAAGTTCAAGAATTCAAGCTTGCTGGTGATGCCCGAGGGAGCTAA